GCATGTCATCATCCCCTGATGGCCGGACCACCGGGATCGCACAATCCCACGATCGGTGGAGATCGTGCCTTTGCCGCGCTGGCACGGGCCGGGGCCAAGGCTATCCTTTCCGGCCATGTGCATGATGCGTTTGATTTGAGCTATGAAGCGGCCGGTAATCCGCTGCGCATGATCGGTGCGGGTACCCTGTCCACCCGTCTGCGGGCCAGTCGCCCGTCTTTCAACGTGCTGCGCTATGATCCGGCGGGCGGGTTGCAGGTCGAGAACCGCACCTTGCACCTGGCCCCTGATGGGGGGTGAGAGGTCGGCGGGTGACGTCGGGTCACCCGACCCTCCCCTGTGAAGCAACAAAAAAGGCGGCTCCTTGCAGAGCCGCCCCTTTGTTTGGGCAAGTCCTGAAACGCGATTAGCGCTTCGAGAACTGGAAGCTGCGGCGTGCCTTGGCGCGACCGTACTTCTTACGTTCAACCACGCGGCTGTCGCGGGTCAGGAAGCCGGCGGCCTTGACCGTGGAGCGCAGGACCGGTTCGTACTTCGAAAGCGCCTGGCTGATGCCGTGCTTCACCGCGCCAGCCTGACCGGAAAGGCCACCGCCCTTGACGGTTGCAACGACATCGTACTGACCGGTGCGGTCGGTGATGTCGAACGGCTGGTTGATGATCAGACGCAGCGTCGGACGTGCGAAGTACACTTCCTGATCGCGGCCGTTGATCGTGATCTTGCCGGTGCCGGGCTTGACCCACACGCGGGCCACGGCGTCCTTGCGGCGTCCGGTGGCGTATGCGCGGCCCTGTGCGTCCAGTTCCTGTTCGCGCAGCGGTGCGGGAGGCGCAGCAGGAGCAACAGCGACGGGCGCTTCTTCACCAGCAGGAGCGGCAGGAGCAGCGCTTGCGATGTCCTTCAGATCGGCGAGGTCGGAGATGGTGTTGTTGTCGGCCATTATGCAGTAGCCTTGTTCTTGCGGTTCAACGAAGCGACGTCGAGCGGCTGGGGCTGGGTGCCACCATGCGGATGCTCGGTGCCGGCATAAAGGTGCAGGGCTTTCATCTGCACGCGGCCCAGCGGGCCACGCGGGATCATGCGCTCAACTGCCTTTTCCAGGACACGCTCGGGGAAACGGCCTTCCAGAACCTTGGCGGCCGTGATCGCCTTGATGCCACCGATGTAACCGGTGTGCTTGTAATAGGTCTTGTTCTTGAGCTTGTTGCCCGTCAGCCGCACCTTGTCGGCATTGATGACGACGACATGATCGCCGCAATCGACGTGCGGGGTGAAGCTCGGCTTGTGCTTGCCGCGCAGGATATTGGCGATGATCACCGCGAGGCGGCCAACCACCAGACCGTCAGCATCGATAAGATGCCAGTTCTTTTCCACTTCGGCCGGTTTGATCGACCGTGTGGTCTTGCTGAGCGCCTTCATGGGCTGTCAAATCCTCATATTGAAAACGTGGCCGGTACGCGCGGATTCGCCGAACGCACCTGCGAAGGGGCGCCAATGTTCAAGAATGGCTCCGAAGTCAAGCGATTCTGCGCGTTCTCAGGGAGGTAAAATAATACCTTTCACGGAAAATTGCGGTGCCGGTCAGGTCTCTCCGGACGGGATCAAGGCGCCCAGCCATGCCAGTGTGGCGGGCGCGGCAGCATCGCAGTGCCAGCCGGAAATCGCGGGTGTGTCATAGGGGTGAATCTCTGCCAGCCGCGCAACGGCGGCATCGAGGAGAACCGCGTTGGTCTTGAACAGAACGCCGCATTCGTGCCCTTCCCCGCGCTCCCCCTGCCAGACGTAGAGTGATCGCATGGCGGGGAGGATATTGGCACAGGCAATCAGCCCTTCATCGAGCAACGTGGCAGCGGCCGCTTCGGCCGAAGCCTGATCGGCAAAGGGCGACCAGATCAGTGCCGCCCCGTTCATGCCCGCCTCGTCATGTCCGGCTGCCGACCACGTGGCAGGCCCAGGCCGTGGCTGCTACCAGCAAGGCGCCAACCAATTGGTGCAGGACGGCCACCCACAGCGCGACGCCGGTCATCACCGTGGCAATGCCCAGCAGGATTTGCGTACCGAACATGCTGTGGACGGCAATCGACGCCGGGCGGCTTCCTGCGGCGCGGGCCTTGCGTGCGAGAACCACCAGCAGTGCGACAACCACCCAGGCCCACCAGCGGTGAATGAAATGGATCAGAAACGGATCATACAGCACCGCGTGCAGAACACCTTGCGACCAGTCGACCCCTTCCGGGAAGAAATGGCCCTGCATCAGTGGCCAGTCGTTCGCGACATAGCCCGCGCGTTCGCCGGCAACGAAGGCACCGAACAGCAGTTGCAACAGTAGCGCGATCAGCGTTGCCGTGGTGAAGCGGGTCAGCCGCGATGGTTGCGCAGCCCTGGCCAGCGCGCGCATGTCCAGTGCGGTCCACACCAGCCCTGCCAGTGTTACCAGCGCCACCAGCAAGTGCGCGGCAAGGCGGAAGTGGCTCACGCGGTCGGCCGAATCCGCGTTGAGGCCGGAGGTGACCATCCACCAGCCGACGACACCCTGCAATCCGCCCAGCGCAAGCAGGCCAAGCAGCCGCAATTTGAAACCGTCGGGAATCTGGCGCTTGACCCAGAACCACGCAAGCGGGAGCGCGAAGGCGACGCCGATGATCCGCGCCAGCAGCCGGTGCACCCATTCCCAGAAATAGATGAACTTGTAGTCGGCCAGCGTCATCCCCGCCGGGCCGTTGACCTCGATATATTGGGGAATCTGCTTGTAGGCTGCAAATTCCGCCTGCCATTGCGCCTCGGTCAACGGCGGGAGCGCCCCGGTTACCGGTTTCCATTCGGTGATCGACAGGCCTGATTCGGTCAGTCGGGTAATCCCGCCGACAGCGACGATCGCCACGACCAGAAACGCGACCACGAACAACCAGTGCGACAAACGCAGGGGATTGGGTGCCGACCCCGAGTGTGCCGTCGCTGTTAGCCCGCGCTGCATGCTATTCCCTTTTTCTGCCCCGCCAATCATGCGGGGCTTGTGCGCAGGCAATGATCAAAGCGCAAGAGGGCAGGATGTCCCAGCCCGATAGGCGGTGAACCACCATGTCCTGCTGCATTTTCAAGCCATCCCGCGCGGTTTTGTCGTTGCATGATGTTACAACATATCATAGTGGACCGTTATGCGCGCAGCCCTGCTTTCGATTCGTGACCGTCTGGATCGCGTCGGTATTACGCTTTCCGGTCTGTGCCTGATCCATTGCCTTGCCGGATTGCTGCTGGTGACGGTGCTGGGCGTGGGTGGCGATTGGTTGCTGGCCCCTGAAATTCACCGGATCGGATTGGCGCTGGCGATTGCCGTGGGCGTGTTCACGATCGGACTGGGTGTTTTCCGCCATGGGCGGATGGGTCCGATGGTTATGGGCACATTCGGTCTCGCGCTGATGACGACGGGTCTGTTTGTCGAACATGGCGCGCAGGAAGCGATATTTACGGTGAGCGGCGTGGTCCTGCTCGCCGTCGCGCACATCCTCAACTTGCGTCATACGCATTGAACGCTATCTGGGCGGCATGACCACCGCCCTTTCCCTCACCGTGAACGGCGAACCGCGCCGTGCAGAGCCAGGCAGCATTGCCGATCTTGTGCGCCAGCTCGATCTCGATCCGGCCAAGGTCGCGGTGGAACGCAACGGGGATATCGTCCCCCGGTCGACTCTGGCAGCCGTGATGCTGGCGGATGGCGATGTTCTCGAAATCGTGCACTTTGTAGGAGGCGGCAGCGGCGTGACCCAAGATGACAGCTGGACAGTAGCAGGCCGGACATTTCGTTCGCGCCTGATCGTCGGCACCGGCAAGTACAAGGATTTTGCGGAAAACGCTGCCGCAGTAGAAGCAAGCGGTGCGGAAATCGTGACCGTCGCGGTGCGCCGGGTCAACCTGTCGGACCCCAAGGCGCCGATGCTGACCGATTTCATCGACCCCAAGAAGATCACCTACCTGCCCAATACTGCCGGTTGCTATACCGCCGATGAGGCGATCCGCACGCTTCGCCTCGCGCGGGAGGCCGGGGGCTGGGATCTGGTCAAGCTCGAGGTGCTGGGCGAAGCGCGTACGCTTTACCCCGACATGCGCGAAACGCTCAAGGCGACCGAAGTCCTCGCGAAAGAAGGCTTCCTGCCAATGGTCTATTGTGTCGACGATCCAATCGCGGCCAAGCAGCTGGAAGAAGCGGGCGCGGTGGCTATTATGCCGCTGGGCGCGCCGATCGGGTCCGGGCTGGGTATCCAGAACAAGGTGACCGTGCGGCTGATCGTGGAAGGCACCAGTCTTCCGGTTCTTGTCGATGCCGGAGTCGGTACCGCCAGCGATGCTGCCATCGCCATGGAACTCGGTTGCACGGGTGTGCTGATGAACACGGCCATCGCCGAAGCGAAAGATCCGCTGCGTATGGCTCGCGCCATGAAACTGGCGGTCGAGGCTGGGCGGGATTCGTACCTCGCCGGACGAATGGCCACGCGCAAATATGCCGATCCTTCCAGCCCGCTGGCGGGCCTCATCTGACATAGGCCTCATCCCGCCGATATCCCGCCGATATTTGCCAGCGTTTACCGAATGCTAACCCTGTTTGTGTGACACAGGTGCCTGACGCCGCATGCGCGGCGCATGGGAACCGGATGATGCGCGATACGGGAACGGCAACGCTGGCCATTGCGGAACTGCGGGAATTCGCAGGCTTCAGTGCGGCAGAGCAACGGTACATCAGGTGCAGTCTCGACGTCGGGTTGCGGCGGACCGATGCCCTCGCCTTGTGGGGGCGCAGCGCGGCAGAACGGGCGTCTATTCGCACCCAGTATGCGGCCTATCGCGATCTCGATCACTTGTGCGATGCCATGCCCGACGAATTCCGATTGGAAGGCGTTGGCCCCTTTATGGGCGGGCTTATCCAGTTGAGCCTGTACGATCTGGCGCAGGGGCGCCTCTCCAGCTTTTCCGCCTATCGTTTCCTTTACGAGCGTCTGTTGGGCGCCCGCGTGCGGCCGTGGTTGCCTGCGGCCTTTTGCGCAGCGGCTGCCCTGCCCCAGATCCTGCCGGAGCGGCGGAAAGCCTTGCTGCGTTCACTGAGCGAATCCGCAGCCACAGCACCGGGTTGGTCGGAGCATGCGCCGCGTTTCTTTCCTGACTATGTCGAACAGGAAGTCGCCTGATCGCGCCGCCTGTCCGTAACCCCGGCGCCATGAACAGGCGACCGGATCAGGCCTTGTAAAGCGCGTCCAGCCGCGAGCCATAGCGTTCGCGGATCTTGTGGCGGCGGATTTTCATGCTGGGCGTCAGTTCTTCGTTGGCAATCGTGAAGGCTTCGTCAGCGAAGACGAACTGCCGGACTTTCTCGATCACGGAAAGATCCTGGTTCACCCGGTCCACGGCCTCG
This genomic window from Caenibius tardaugens NBRC 16725 contains:
- a CDS encoding MerC domain-containing protein, producing the protein MRAALLSIRDRLDRVGITLSGLCLIHCLAGLLLVTVLGVGGDWLLAPEIHRIGLALAIAVGVFTIGLGVFRHGRMGPMVMGTFGLALMTTGLFVEHGAQEAIFTVSGVVLLAVAHILNLRHTH
- the cutA gene encoding divalent-cation tolerance protein CutA; amino-acid sequence: MNGAALIWSPFADQASAEAAAATLLDEGLIACANILPAMRSLYVWQGERGEGHECGVLFKTNAVLLDAAVARLAEIHPYDTPAISGWHCDAAAPATLAWLGALIPSGET
- the rplM gene encoding 50S ribosomal protein L13; this encodes MKALSKTTRSIKPAEVEKNWHLIDADGLVVGRLAVIIANILRGKHKPSFTPHVDCGDHVVVINADKVRLTGNKLKNKTYYKHTGYIGGIKAITAAKVLEGRFPERVLEKAVERMIPRGPLGRVQMKALHLYAGTEHPHGGTQPQPLDVASLNRKNKATA
- a CDS encoding COX15/CtaA family protein yields the protein MQRGLTATAHSGSAPNPLRLSHWLFVVAFLVVAIVAVGGITRLTESGLSITEWKPVTGALPPLTEAQWQAEFAAYKQIPQYIEVNGPAGMTLADYKFIYFWEWVHRLLARIIGVAFALPLAWFWVKRQIPDGFKLRLLGLLALGGLQGVVGWWMVTSGLNADSADRVSHFRLAAHLLVALVTLAGLVWTALDMRALARAAQPSRLTRFTTATLIALLLQLLFGAFVAGERAGYVANDWPLMQGHFFPEGVDWSQGVLHAVLYDPFLIHFIHRWWAWVVVALLVVLARKARAAGSRPASIAVHSMFGTQILLGIATVMTGVALWVAVLHQLVGALLVAATAWACHVVGSRT
- the rpsI gene encoding 30S ribosomal protein S9 encodes the protein MADNNTISDLADLKDIASAAPAAPAGEEAPVAVAPAAPPAPLREQELDAQGRAYATGRRKDAVARVWVKPGTGKITINGRDQEVYFARPTLRLIINQPFDITDRTGQYDVVATVKGGGLSGQAGAVKHGISQALSKYEPVLRSTVKAAGFLTRDSRVVERKKYGRAKARRSFQFSKR
- the thiS gene encoding sulfur carrier protein ThiS, yielding MTTALSLTVNGEPRRAEPGSIADLVRQLDLDPAKVAVERNGDIVPRSTLAAVMLADGDVLEIVHFVGGGSGVTQDDSWTVAGRTFRSRLIVGTGKYKDFAENAAAVEASGAEIVTVAVRRVNLSDPKAPMLTDFIDPKKITYLPNTAGCYTADEAIRTLRLAREAGGWDLVKLEVLGEARTLYPDMRETLKATEVLAKEGFLPMVYCVDDPIAAKQLEEAGAVAIMPLGAPIGSGLGIQNKVTVRLIVEGTSLPVLVDAGVGTASDAAIAMELGCTGVLMNTAIAEAKDPLRMARAMKLAVEAGRDSYLAGRMATRKYADPSSPLAGLI